A single region of the Bicyclus anynana chromosome 16, ilBicAnyn1.1, whole genome shotgun sequence genome encodes:
- the LOC112048173 gene encoding uncharacterized protein DDB_G0284459 isoform X1 produces the protein MAWSMPNTGQWNPGIAMTPDMNMGSYTQEQWALMQQQNWQQWSQWQQQYAQWQNQYGGEYAQQMQAMSAMHPAHTGAVPPPVPPPEKPPPPPPHENDQPLYGAVAVQSGSGISSNTHLNNQKGYNNGNTNTGNNQNWSYTDPHTDKQSNQGVNTEALKVLAEEEKSFDIQFEKWEEEIEKWKKENVNHPDRQAYREYEQKFEACRAQLLERRQQMKMKRDKLMGNVHPASNNTQTGNNKTNNFSTLSNTTTNYTPNVQSNNQSNVQNQKMNVQTQSNKKPSQFDKFSNSAHQGYNRNDSNKTVDPQDRYNSYDNMDLEYTSAPPEKTTFIPTSNTSKDIPGLDLVPPVEKPTPKIDIIDITDTMPTQQQNPAAPDYSTISKGINNILGDEKIMNILSMMSNQKPSNSNETNQSALYQQSGNMMQSNQWNANNNEGFGNNYNNQQQNMPHRQQNQTTYRNPQQQGQHSNFPDREHQRYDDHNNGRGDAQQGQNFDRQNQFGNQNMPQRGGPQFRPNMPPPRPNMPPPRPNIPPPGPDIHPQRPNMPSQRPNMSAPRPNMPLLRPNMPPPRPLLQNFPPQQNSNDYPHGGFDRQEMYQQKPMNQPVMPKWIDEPLFTPSIIVEYEHKPLRLKARDFIEPVHTFDYNHKSKDDGHKKDFEKEVDELFSRKPRNTDNDDWSSDRLYSRDYDRRSSRDDFKDRSNAPNRGLDFYDRRVDDRRYDERDRYRRQDYERRDRGDNDRLRDTGFGRDRDLGRDRDLGRDRDLGRDRDLGRDRDLGRDREFDRARDTDRDLEWDRERDFRRDQGRDRDMGRDRDRGRDFGRDRDLKERDNGRDRISSRDPVRDRLERRDMPWDRSKSGEAENRKRDHSREKSNESFGSKKSKNSKEEMTQAAKHVVMIDDILESPGREIRPEKIVIIMRGLPGSGKSYLSKLIRDKEAEHDVTVRIMSIDDYFMHESEIEEKDPITGKIVKKPSLKYEYDDQLEENYITSMKRAFKRGLTDGFFSFLIYDAINEQLKCYADIWNFARQSGFQVYVCTMDMDLQTCYKRNIHGRTLEEIEVIKSRFFPTPEHHIQLDATTLLQNASIREVEMEDVEDVTMEDADVVEVDSSFTSKWEKMDDAAQLARLDGISKPLRPSQLSMEDYLQLDDWKPNVAKPGKKTVRWADLEERRQQEKMRAIGFVVGQTDWHRMTDPTMGSSALTQTKYIERVRRL, from the exons ATGGCATGGTCGATGCCCAACACGGGTCAATGGAACCCCGGCATAGCTATGACGCCCGATATGAACATGGGGTCTTATACGCAAGAGCAGTGGGCGCTAATGCAACAGCAGAATTGGCAGCAATGGTCCCAATGGCAACAACAGTATGCCCAATGGCAAAATCAATACGGCGGAGAG TATGCTCAACAAATGCAGGCTATGTCAGCCATGCATCCTGCACACACAGGTGCAGTACCACCACCAGTTCCTCCACCAGAAAAGCCACCACCTCCACCACCGCATGAGAATGATCAACCCCTGTATGGCGCTGTAGCAGTTCAATCTGGCTCCGGAATATCATCAAACACACATCTAAATAACCAAAAAGGCTACAACAATGGTAACACCAACACAGGTAACAATCAAAACTGGTCCTATACAGATCCTCACACAGACAAGCAGTCCAACCAAGGAGTTAACACTGAAGCCCTGAAGGTGCTTGCAGAGGAGGAGAAATCATTTGACATCCAATTTGAGAAGTGGGAAGAGGAGATTGAGAAGTGGAAGAAAGAGAATGTCAATCATCCTGACAGGCAAGCATACCGGGAATATGAGCAGAAATTTGAAGCTTGCCGTGCACAATTGCTGGAGCGTCGTCAGCAGATGAAAATGAAGAGGGATAAACTTATGGGCAATGTGCACCCAGCTTCCAACAATACACAAACaggtaataataaaacaaacaactttTCTACTCTGTCGAATACAACAACTAATTACACACCTAATGTGCAATCTAATAACCAATCAAatgtacaaaatcaaaaaatgaaTGTACAGACTCAGTCAAATAAGAAACCATCTCAATTTGATAAGTTTAGTAACTCAGCTCACCAAGGATACAACCGAAATGATAGTAATAAAACAGTAGATCCACAAGACAGATACAATTCATATGATAATATGGATTTAGAGTATACTTCGGCACCACCTGAGAAAACTACTTTTATACCTACTAGCAATACATCTAAAGACATACCAGGCTTGGATTTAGTACCACCAGTTGAAAAACCAACACCAAAAATTGATATTATCGATATCACTGACACCATGCCAACCCAGCAGCAGAATCCTGCAGCACCTGACTATTCCACAATTTCTAAAGGCATAAATAATATTCTCGGTGACGAGAAAATTATGAATATACTATCAATGATGTCAAACCAGAAACCATCAAATTCTAATGAAACTAATCAAAGTGCACTTTATCAACAAAGTGGAAATATGATGCAGTCAAATCAGTGGAATGCAAACAATAATGAAGGTTTTggtaataattacaataatcaaCAGCAAAATATGCCACACAGGCAACAGAATCAAACGACTTACAGGAATCCTCAACAACAAGGACAACATTCAAATTTTCCTGACAGAGAACATCAGAGATATGATGATCATAATAATGGCCGTGGTGATGCCCAGCAAGGACAAAACTTTGACAGACAAAATCAATTCGGCAATCAAAATATGCCACAGAGAGGAGGACCACAATTTAGACCTAATATGCCCCCTCCAAGACCTAATATGCCCCCTCCAAGACCTAATATACCTCCTCCGGGACCTGATATACATCCTCAAAGACCCAATATGCCTAGTCAAAGACCCAATATGTCTGCTCCAAGACCCAACATGCCTCTTCTGAGACCCAATATGCCCCCTCCGAGGCCATTGTTACAAAACTTTCCTCCACAGCAAAATTCCAATGACTATCCTCATGGTGGATTTGACAGACAGGAAATGTATCAGCAGAAACCTATGAATCAGCCAGTAATGCCAAAATGGATTGATGAACCACTGTTTACTCCATCAATCATAGTTGAATATGAGCATAAACCTCTAAGATTGAAAG ctcGAGACTTTATTGAGCCCGTTCATACATTTGATTACAACCATAAGTCCAAAGATGATGGCCacaaaaaagattttgaaaaggAAGTAGATGAGCTATTTTCAAGAAAACCAAGGAACACAGACAATGACGATTGGAGCTCTGACCGATTGTACTCGCGAGATTATGACAGACGTTCCTCAAGAGACGATTTCAAAGATCGTTCAAACGCACCGAATAGGGGACTTGACTTTTATGATAGAAGAGTAGACGACAGAAGATACGATGAACGCGATAGATACAGACGTCAAGATTATGAACGTAGAGATAGAGGTGACAACGACCGCCTAAGGGATACAGGGTTTGGCAGAGACAGAGATCTAGGAAGAGATAGAGATCTGGGGAGAGACCGAGATCTGGGGAGAGACAGAGATCTGGGGAGAGACAGAGATCTGGGGAGAGACAGAGAGTTTGATAGGGCAAGAGATACAGATCGTGACCTAGAATGGGATAGAGAACGTGATTTTCGAAGAGATCAAGGAAGGGATAGAGATATGGGAAGAGATAGAGATCGCGGTCGCGATTTCGGCAGAGATAGAGATCTTAAAGAAAGGGATAATGGGCGGGATAGGATTTCAAGTAGGGACCCAGTAAGAGATAGATTAGAAAGGCGAGATATGCCTTGGGACCGCAGCAAAAGTGGTGAAGCTGAAAATCGTAAAAGGGACCATAGCAGGGAAAAGTCCAATGAAAGTTTTGGATCGAAAAAATCCAAAAACTCAAAAGAAGAAATGACACAAGCTGCTAAACATGTAGTTATGATTGATGATATATTGGAATCACCGGGGCGTGAGATTAGACCggaaaaaattgttattattatgagAG GTCTACCCGGTAGCGGGAAATCATATCTGTCCAAATTAATAAGAGACAAGGAGGCAGAACACGACGTAACAGTGAGGATAATGTCCATCGATGATTACTTTATGCATGAAAGTGAAATTGAGGAAAAGGACCCCATCACTGGGAAAATC GTCAAAAAACCTTCTCTTAAATATGAATATGACGATCAACTGGAAGAAAATTACATAACCTCTATGAAAAGAGCTTTCAAGAGGGGCTTGACAGACGGCTTCTTTTCGTTTTTAATATATGACGCCATTAATGAACAATTAAAGTGCTATGCAGACATATGGAATTTTGCAAGACAAAGTGGATTCCAA GTGTACGTGTGTACAATGGACATGGACCTGCAAACGTGCTACAAGCGGAACATACACGGGCGCACGTTGGAGGAGATCGAAGTGATAAAGTCTAGGTTTTTCCCAACGCCCGAGCACCACATACAGCTGGACGCCACCACGCTGTTACAGAACGCGTCCATACGCGAAGTGGAAATGGAGGACGTTGAGGACGTTACCATGGAAGACGCTGACGTCGTAGAG GTCGATAGTAGTTTTACGTCGAAATGGGAGAAAATGGACGACGCGGCCCAATTAG CTCGACTCGACGGCATCAGCAAACCGCTCCGGCCTTCACAGCTCTCAATGGAAGACTACCTACAGTTAGACGACTGGAAACCCAATGTAGCCAAACCGGGGAAGAAAACT GTACGATGGGCCGACTTGGAAGAGAGAAGACAGCAAGAGAAGATGCGGGCAATCGGTTTCGTTGTAGGCCAGACCGACTGGCACCGTATGACTGATCCCACTATGGGATCCAGTGCTCTCACTCAAACTAAATATATTGAACGAGTTAGACGTTTATAg
- the LOC112048173 gene encoding YLP motif-containing protein 1 isoform X4 — translation MAWSMPNTGQWNPGIAMTPDMNMGSYTQEQWALMQQQNWQQWSQWQQQYAQWQNQYGGEYAQQMQAMSAMHPAHTGAVPPPVPPPEKPPPPPPHENDQPLYGAVAVQSGSGISSNTHLNNQKGYNNGNTNTGNNQNWSYTDPHTDKQSNQGVNTEALKVLAEEEKSFDIQFEKWEEEIEKWKKENVNHPDRQAYREYEQKFEACRAQLLERRQQMKMKRDKLMGNVHPASNNTQTARDFIEPVHTFDYNHKSKDDGHKKDFEKEVDELFSRKPRNTDNDDWSSDRLYSRDYDRRSSRDDFKDRSNAPNRGLDFYDRRVDDRRYDERDRYRRQDYERRDRGDNDRLRDTGFGRDRDLGRDRDLGRDRDLGRDRDLGRDRDLGRDREFDRARDTDRDLEWDRERDFRRDQGRDRDMGRDRDRGRDFGRDRDLKERDNGRDRISSRDPVRDRLERRDMPWDRSKSGEAENRKRDHSREKSNESFGSKKSKNSKEEMTQAAKHVVMIDDILESPGREIRPEKIVIIMRGLPGSGKSYLSKLIRDKEAEHDVTVRIMSIDDYFMHESEIEEKDPITGKIVKKPSLKYEYDDQLEENYITSMKRAFKRGLTDGFFSFLIYDAINEQLKCYADIWNFARQSGFQVYVCTMDMDLQTCYKRNIHGRTLEEIEVIKSRFFPTPEHHIQLDATTLLQNASIREVEMEDVEDVTMEDADVVEVDSSFTSKWEKMDDAAQLARLDGISKPLRPSQLSMEDYLQLDDWKPNVAKPGKKTVRWADLEERRQQEKMRAIGFVVGQTDWHRMTDPTMGSSALTQTKYIERVRRL, via the exons ATGGCATGGTCGATGCCCAACACGGGTCAATGGAACCCCGGCATAGCTATGACGCCCGATATGAACATGGGGTCTTATACGCAAGAGCAGTGGGCGCTAATGCAACAGCAGAATTGGCAGCAATGGTCCCAATGGCAACAACAGTATGCCCAATGGCAAAATCAATACGGCGGAGAG TATGCTCAACAAATGCAGGCTATGTCAGCCATGCATCCTGCACACACAGGTGCAGTACCACCACCAGTTCCTCCACCAGAAAAGCCACCACCTCCACCACCGCATGAGAATGATCAACCCCTGTATGGCGCTGTAGCAGTTCAATCTGGCTCCGGAATATCATCAAACACACATCTAAATAACCAAAAAGGCTACAACAATGGTAACACCAACACAGGTAACAATCAAAACTGGTCCTATACAGATCCTCACACAGACAAGCAGTCCAACCAAGGAGTTAACACTGAAGCCCTGAAGGTGCTTGCAGAGGAGGAGAAATCATTTGACATCCAATTTGAGAAGTGGGAAGAGGAGATTGAGAAGTGGAAGAAAGAGAATGTCAATCATCCTGACAGGCAAGCATACCGGGAATATGAGCAGAAATTTGAAGCTTGCCGTGCACAATTGCTGGAGCGTCGTCAGCAGATGAAAATGAAGAGGGATAAACTTATGGGCAATGTGCACCCAGCTTCCAACAATACACAAACag ctcGAGACTTTATTGAGCCCGTTCATACATTTGATTACAACCATAAGTCCAAAGATGATGGCCacaaaaaagattttgaaaaggAAGTAGATGAGCTATTTTCAAGAAAACCAAGGAACACAGACAATGACGATTGGAGCTCTGACCGATTGTACTCGCGAGATTATGACAGACGTTCCTCAAGAGACGATTTCAAAGATCGTTCAAACGCACCGAATAGGGGACTTGACTTTTATGATAGAAGAGTAGACGACAGAAGATACGATGAACGCGATAGATACAGACGTCAAGATTATGAACGTAGAGATAGAGGTGACAACGACCGCCTAAGGGATACAGGGTTTGGCAGAGACAGAGATCTAGGAAGAGATAGAGATCTGGGGAGAGACCGAGATCTGGGGAGAGACAGAGATCTGGGGAGAGACAGAGATCTGGGGAGAGACAGAGAGTTTGATAGGGCAAGAGATACAGATCGTGACCTAGAATGGGATAGAGAACGTGATTTTCGAAGAGATCAAGGAAGGGATAGAGATATGGGAAGAGATAGAGATCGCGGTCGCGATTTCGGCAGAGATAGAGATCTTAAAGAAAGGGATAATGGGCGGGATAGGATTTCAAGTAGGGACCCAGTAAGAGATAGATTAGAAAGGCGAGATATGCCTTGGGACCGCAGCAAAAGTGGTGAAGCTGAAAATCGTAAAAGGGACCATAGCAGGGAAAAGTCCAATGAAAGTTTTGGATCGAAAAAATCCAAAAACTCAAAAGAAGAAATGACACAAGCTGCTAAACATGTAGTTATGATTGATGATATATTGGAATCACCGGGGCGTGAGATTAGACCggaaaaaattgttattattatgagAG GTCTACCCGGTAGCGGGAAATCATATCTGTCCAAATTAATAAGAGACAAGGAGGCAGAACACGACGTAACAGTGAGGATAATGTCCATCGATGATTACTTTATGCATGAAAGTGAAATTGAGGAAAAGGACCCCATCACTGGGAAAATC GTCAAAAAACCTTCTCTTAAATATGAATATGACGATCAACTGGAAGAAAATTACATAACCTCTATGAAAAGAGCTTTCAAGAGGGGCTTGACAGACGGCTTCTTTTCGTTTTTAATATATGACGCCATTAATGAACAATTAAAGTGCTATGCAGACATATGGAATTTTGCAAGACAAAGTGGATTCCAA GTGTACGTGTGTACAATGGACATGGACCTGCAAACGTGCTACAAGCGGAACATACACGGGCGCACGTTGGAGGAGATCGAAGTGATAAAGTCTAGGTTTTTCCCAACGCCCGAGCACCACATACAGCTGGACGCCACCACGCTGTTACAGAACGCGTCCATACGCGAAGTGGAAATGGAGGACGTTGAGGACGTTACCATGGAAGACGCTGACGTCGTAGAG GTCGATAGTAGTTTTACGTCGAAATGGGAGAAAATGGACGACGCGGCCCAATTAG CTCGACTCGACGGCATCAGCAAACCGCTCCGGCCTTCACAGCTCTCAATGGAAGACTACCTACAGTTAGACGACTGGAAACCCAATGTAGCCAAACCGGGGAAGAAAACT GTACGATGGGCCGACTTGGAAGAGAGAAGACAGCAAGAGAAGATGCGGGCAATCGGTTTCGTTGTAGGCCAGACCGACTGGCACCGTATGACTGATCCCACTATGGGATCCAGTGCTCTCACTCAAACTAAATATATTGAACGAGTTAGACGTTTATAg
- the LOC112048173 gene encoding uncharacterized protein DDB_G0284459 isoform X2, which yields MAWSMPNTGQWNPGIAMTPDMNMGSYTQEQWALMQQQNWQQWSQWQQQYAQWQNQYGGEYAQQMQAMSAMHPAHTGAVPPPVPPPEKPPPPPPHENDQPLYGAVAVQSGSGISSNTHLNNQKGYNNGNTNTGNNQNWSYTDPHTDKQSNQGVNTEALKVLAEEEKSFDIQFEKWEEEIEKWKKENVNHPDRQAYREYEQKFEACRAQLLERRQQMKMKRDKLMGNVHPASNNTQTGNNKTNNFSTLSNTTTNYTPNVQSNNQSNVQNQKMNVQTQSNKKPSQFDKFSNSAHQGYNRNDSNKTVDPQDRYNSYDNMDLEYTSAPPEKTTFIPTSNTSKDIPGLDLVPPVEKPTPKIDIIDITDTMPTQQQNPAAPDYSTISKGINNILGDEKIMNILSMMSNQKPSNSNETNQSALYQQSGNMMQSNQWNANNNEGFGNNYNNQQQNMPHRQQNQTTYRNPQQQGQHSNFPDREHQRYDDHNNGRGDAQQGQNFDRQNQFGNQNMPQRGGPQFRPNMPPPRPNMPPPRPNIPPPGPDIHPQRPNMPSQRPNMSAPRPNMPLLRPNMPPPRPLLQNFPPQQNSNDYPHGGFDRQEMYQQKPMNQPVMPKWIDEPLFTPSIIVEYEHKPLRLKARDFIEPVHTFDYNHKSKDDGHKKDFEKEVDELFSRKPRNTDNDDWSSDRLYSRDYDRRSSRDDFKDRSNAPNRGLDFYDRRVDDRRYDERDRYRRQDYERRDRGDNDRLRDTGFGRDRDLGRDRDLGRDRDLGRDRDLGRDRDLGRDREFDRARDTDRDLEWDRERDFRRDQGRDRDMGRDRDRGRDFGRDRDLKERDNGRDRISSRDPVRDRLERRDMPWDRSKSGEAENRKRDHSREKSNESFGSKKSKNSKEEMTQAAKHVVMIDDILESPGREIRPEKIVIIMRGLPGSGKSYLSKLIRDKEAEHDVTVRIMSIDDYFMHESEIEEKDPITGKIVKKPSLKYEYDDQLEENYITSMKRAFKRGLTDGFFSFLIYDAINEQLKCYADIWNFARQSGFQVYVCTMDMDLQTCYKRNIHGRTLEEIEVIKSRFFPTPEHHIQLDATTLLQNASIREVEMEDVEDVTMEDADVVEVDSSFTSKWEKMDDAAQLARLDGISKPLRPSQLSMEDYLQLDDWKPNVAKPGKKTVL from the exons ATGGCATGGTCGATGCCCAACACGGGTCAATGGAACCCCGGCATAGCTATGACGCCCGATATGAACATGGGGTCTTATACGCAAGAGCAGTGGGCGCTAATGCAACAGCAGAATTGGCAGCAATGGTCCCAATGGCAACAACAGTATGCCCAATGGCAAAATCAATACGGCGGAGAG TATGCTCAACAAATGCAGGCTATGTCAGCCATGCATCCTGCACACACAGGTGCAGTACCACCACCAGTTCCTCCACCAGAAAAGCCACCACCTCCACCACCGCATGAGAATGATCAACCCCTGTATGGCGCTGTAGCAGTTCAATCTGGCTCCGGAATATCATCAAACACACATCTAAATAACCAAAAAGGCTACAACAATGGTAACACCAACACAGGTAACAATCAAAACTGGTCCTATACAGATCCTCACACAGACAAGCAGTCCAACCAAGGAGTTAACACTGAAGCCCTGAAGGTGCTTGCAGAGGAGGAGAAATCATTTGACATCCAATTTGAGAAGTGGGAAGAGGAGATTGAGAAGTGGAAGAAAGAGAATGTCAATCATCCTGACAGGCAAGCATACCGGGAATATGAGCAGAAATTTGAAGCTTGCCGTGCACAATTGCTGGAGCGTCGTCAGCAGATGAAAATGAAGAGGGATAAACTTATGGGCAATGTGCACCCAGCTTCCAACAATACACAAACaggtaataataaaacaaacaactttTCTACTCTGTCGAATACAACAACTAATTACACACCTAATGTGCAATCTAATAACCAATCAAatgtacaaaatcaaaaaatgaaTGTACAGACTCAGTCAAATAAGAAACCATCTCAATTTGATAAGTTTAGTAACTCAGCTCACCAAGGATACAACCGAAATGATAGTAATAAAACAGTAGATCCACAAGACAGATACAATTCATATGATAATATGGATTTAGAGTATACTTCGGCACCACCTGAGAAAACTACTTTTATACCTACTAGCAATACATCTAAAGACATACCAGGCTTGGATTTAGTACCACCAGTTGAAAAACCAACACCAAAAATTGATATTATCGATATCACTGACACCATGCCAACCCAGCAGCAGAATCCTGCAGCACCTGACTATTCCACAATTTCTAAAGGCATAAATAATATTCTCGGTGACGAGAAAATTATGAATATACTATCAATGATGTCAAACCAGAAACCATCAAATTCTAATGAAACTAATCAAAGTGCACTTTATCAACAAAGTGGAAATATGATGCAGTCAAATCAGTGGAATGCAAACAATAATGAAGGTTTTggtaataattacaataatcaaCAGCAAAATATGCCACACAGGCAACAGAATCAAACGACTTACAGGAATCCTCAACAACAAGGACAACATTCAAATTTTCCTGACAGAGAACATCAGAGATATGATGATCATAATAATGGCCGTGGTGATGCCCAGCAAGGACAAAACTTTGACAGACAAAATCAATTCGGCAATCAAAATATGCCACAGAGAGGAGGACCACAATTTAGACCTAATATGCCCCCTCCAAGACCTAATATGCCCCCTCCAAGACCTAATATACCTCCTCCGGGACCTGATATACATCCTCAAAGACCCAATATGCCTAGTCAAAGACCCAATATGTCTGCTCCAAGACCCAACATGCCTCTTCTGAGACCCAATATGCCCCCTCCGAGGCCATTGTTACAAAACTTTCCTCCACAGCAAAATTCCAATGACTATCCTCATGGTGGATTTGACAGACAGGAAATGTATCAGCAGAAACCTATGAATCAGCCAGTAATGCCAAAATGGATTGATGAACCACTGTTTACTCCATCAATCATAGTTGAATATGAGCATAAACCTCTAAGATTGAAAG ctcGAGACTTTATTGAGCCCGTTCATACATTTGATTACAACCATAAGTCCAAAGATGATGGCCacaaaaaagattttgaaaaggAAGTAGATGAGCTATTTTCAAGAAAACCAAGGAACACAGACAATGACGATTGGAGCTCTGACCGATTGTACTCGCGAGATTATGACAGACGTTCCTCAAGAGACGATTTCAAAGATCGTTCAAACGCACCGAATAGGGGACTTGACTTTTATGATAGAAGAGTAGACGACAGAAGATACGATGAACGCGATAGATACAGACGTCAAGATTATGAACGTAGAGATAGAGGTGACAACGACCGCCTAAGGGATACAGGGTTTGGCAGAGACAGAGATCTAGGAAGAGATAGAGATCTGGGGAGAGACCGAGATCTGGGGAGAGACAGAGATCTGGGGAGAGACAGAGATCTGGGGAGAGACAGAGAGTTTGATAGGGCAAGAGATACAGATCGTGACCTAGAATGGGATAGAGAACGTGATTTTCGAAGAGATCAAGGAAGGGATAGAGATATGGGAAGAGATAGAGATCGCGGTCGCGATTTCGGCAGAGATAGAGATCTTAAAGAAAGGGATAATGGGCGGGATAGGATTTCAAGTAGGGACCCAGTAAGAGATAGATTAGAAAGGCGAGATATGCCTTGGGACCGCAGCAAAAGTGGTGAAGCTGAAAATCGTAAAAGGGACCATAGCAGGGAAAAGTCCAATGAAAGTTTTGGATCGAAAAAATCCAAAAACTCAAAAGAAGAAATGACACAAGCTGCTAAACATGTAGTTATGATTGATGATATATTGGAATCACCGGGGCGTGAGATTAGACCggaaaaaattgttattattatgagAG GTCTACCCGGTAGCGGGAAATCATATCTGTCCAAATTAATAAGAGACAAGGAGGCAGAACACGACGTAACAGTGAGGATAATGTCCATCGATGATTACTTTATGCATGAAAGTGAAATTGAGGAAAAGGACCCCATCACTGGGAAAATC GTCAAAAAACCTTCTCTTAAATATGAATATGACGATCAACTGGAAGAAAATTACATAACCTCTATGAAAAGAGCTTTCAAGAGGGGCTTGACAGACGGCTTCTTTTCGTTTTTAATATATGACGCCATTAATGAACAATTAAAGTGCTATGCAGACATATGGAATTTTGCAAGACAAAGTGGATTCCAA GTGTACGTGTGTACAATGGACATGGACCTGCAAACGTGCTACAAGCGGAACATACACGGGCGCACGTTGGAGGAGATCGAAGTGATAAAGTCTAGGTTTTTCCCAACGCCCGAGCACCACATACAGCTGGACGCCACCACGCTGTTACAGAACGCGTCCATACGCGAAGTGGAAATGGAGGACGTTGAGGACGTTACCATGGAAGACGCTGACGTCGTAGAG GTCGATAGTAGTTTTACGTCGAAATGGGAGAAAATGGACGACGCGGCCCAATTAG CTCGACTCGACGGCATCAGCAAACCGCTCCGGCCTTCACAGCTCTCAATGGAAGACTACCTACAGTTAGACGACTGGAAACCCAATGTAGCCAAACCGGGGAAGAAAACT